The following is a genomic window from Caldicellulosiruptor danielii.
ATTGGAATGCAATTACTGGCGACTCAACAAAAAATCACGAAAATCTTACGCCCAATCAAATACTAAAAATTACAATTTCAACAGCTAATAAAAAAAATGAAGTCGTACTTCTGATGCATGACAGTCCATCTAAAAAGAATGTAATAGAAGCACTGCCAAGTATAATCAGCACATTTAAAAAACAGGGATACAGATTTGAAACAATTGACAAGATGCAAAAACCCATTCAATTTAAAACAAAAGCCGCATCACACTGATGCGGCTTTTAACTTGCCCACTTTATTTGAACCTGCAGTGGTTATCTTGCTGCCTTTATCTTGGAGAAACAATCACTGCAGTATATGGGTCTGTCATTCCTGGGCCTGAATGGAACCTTTGTCTCTTTTCCACATGCACTGCACACTGCATCGTAAAGTTCACGTCTTCTTTCTTGTCTACCTTCTTTTCTTTGCATAGCCTTTCTCTGGTCTCTGCACTCTTTGCATCTTGTTGGTTCGTTCTTGAACCCTTTTTGTGCGTAGAATTCTTGTTCACCTGCTGTGAACACAAACTCTCTTCCACAATCCTTGCAAACTAATACCTTGTCTTGATACATTCTAAAATTCCCCTCACTTTATGGATTTAGATTTTTCTGACGCCCATTGTTCCTTTGCCGAACAACCAACGTCTTCTTAATTATAACCCCATTTTAGCATTTTGTAAATAGCAAATTAAAAATTTTTTACTCCTCTTCTTCCTCCTGCAATGAAGCCTTAGCTGCCTCTATTACCTTTTGGGCAATATGGCTTGGCACCTCTTCATACCTTGCAAACTCCATGGAAAAATATCCTCTTCCCTGTGTCATGGACCTTAGGTCTGTTGCATATTTGAACATCTCTGCAAGAGGAACCTCTGCCAAAATCTCTTCCAAGTGATTGTCAAGAGGCTGCATACCCAGAACTCTTCCCCTTCGTCTGTTCAAATCTCCCATAATATCACCTGTGTAGTCTTGTGGAACAACCACTTTTACACTCATGATAGGCTCTAAAAGCACCGGGTTTGCCTGCGCAAGACCTTTTTTAAAGGCCAAAGATGTTGCAACTTTGAATGCAAGCTCTGATGAGTCAACTGGATGGTATGACCCATCAACCAAAGTAGCTTTCAAATTCATAACAGGATAGCCTGCAAGTACACCCTTTTTAATACATTCTCTCAATCCCTTTTCAACAGCAGGAATATACTGTTTTGGAACAGCGCCGCCAAATATCTTCTCTTCAAACACCAAATCTTCTTCCGGGATTGGCTCAAATTCAATAAACACATGCCCGTACTGGCCATGACCACCTGTTTGTTTTTTGTACTTTCCTTCGCTCTTTACCTTTTTTCTGATAGTTTCTCTGTAGGGAACTTTTGGGTCAGACAAAACGACTGAGACGCCAAACTTGTTTTTAAGCTTGCTAACAATGACATCTATGTGCATCTCACCAATACCATAGATGATGTTTTGACCAGTCTCATTGTTCTTTTCTATTCTGAAAGTAAGGTCCTCTTCCATAAGCCTGTGAAGACCGTTTGAAATCTTTTCTTCATCGCCTTTTGTTTTTGGCTCAATTGCAAGCATGAGCCAGGGACGTGGAAAATCAATCTCTTCCAGCTTGACAGGTCTTGATTGTTCACAAAGTGTTGAATTTGTCAAAGTAGATTGCAGCTTTGTCACAACTCCAATGTCACCTGCAACAAGCTCAGATACAGGAATCTGCTTTTTTCCCCTTATTGCAAATACCTGGGAAATCTTCTCGGGCTTTTCAGACATGGTATTGATCAAAGTCATCTCTGGCTTTAGAACACCACTTACCACTTTCAGATATGAAATCCTGCCAACAAACGGGTCAGCAACTGTTTTGAACACAAAAGCACAGACAGGCTGGTTCTTGTCAACTTTGATATTTAATTCGGTTCCATTTTTTACATCCTTTGCTTTATACTGCTTTGCATCAGCTGCTGGCAAGAGTCTGCAGATGCTGTCCAGAAGCTCTTTAACACCAAGACCCTTTGCAGCACACCCGCACAGTATTGGAAAGACTGACCTTTGTTTTATCCCTTCGCTAAGTCCCCTGTAGATTTCATCCTCAGAAATTTCTTCACCTGCAAAATACTTCTCCATCAGACTCTCATCATTTTCGACCGAATCCTCTATAAGACGATTCCTTATCTCTTCAATTTTATCACTCAACCCGCTCGGAATTTCTACTTCCTTTGCGGCGTTATCTTCATACCTGTAAGCTCTTTTTGAAATAATATCAACAAAGCCAATAAACCTTCCATTTTCCATTATTGGATACTGAATCGGAATTGCTTTTGGTGTTAAAACTTGATTAATTCTATCTACTACTTTTTCGAAATTGGCATTTTCCTCATCCATCTTGTTGACAAATATGAGCACTGGAAGACCATGCTTTTGAGCAAACTCCCATGCCTTCTCCGACCCAACCTGCACACCTGTTTTTGCACCGATTACCAACACTGCAGAATCAGCTGCATAAAGTGCTTCACATACCTCACCAACAAAGTCAAAGTATCCCGGCGTGTCAAGAATGTTTATCTTGCAGTCCCGCCATTCAAGAGGTTCTACTGTCATTGAGATTGAAATTCGCCTTTTTATCTCTTCCGGGTCAAAGTCTGAGGTGGTTGTACCATCCTCTATCCTACCCATTCTGTCAATACATCTCGAAGCAAATAACATACTCTCTGTGAGGATTGTTTTTCCATCCCCCCCGTGACCAAGCAAAACCACATTTTTTATATACTGCGGCACATAGTCTTTCATACAGGCATTCCCCCTTGTAAATTAAAAAGTTTTAAATTTGTGTATGATAGATAAGATATTCTACAATGATTTTAAAAATCCTTTTGCTATTTTGCTAATTCTATCAAAAAAAAATTTAAAAACATAGGCAAATAAAAGCTTAAGATGTGGTAGAATGTATATAAATCTTATTGACGTACCAAAAAATGTTGCTGTAAAATTTTATTGAGGAGGCTTTTAATTCAATACTTTAAAAACAAAGGGGTTTCAAAATCACATGAAAAAAGTGACAGTTGACCAACTTGAAGAAGGTATGAAACTTGCGCGGGATGTATTTACTGAAAACGGGAAGCTTTTGCTTCCTGAAGGGTTCATCATAAAACCTTCATTTATTCAAAAGCTGAAAGAACACAACATCGACAGCGTTTATGTGGAAGATGAAAAAGCAGAAAGTTATATAAAAGAAGAGGTTATTTATCATGAAACCTTTGTTGCCATTCAGGACTTGATGCTGTCTGCAAAGACAGGAGAAATTGTTGACCCATTTGTTGCCAAAGAAATAATAAACGACATTGTTGCGCAAATAATTGAAGAAGAGGATGTGTTCTTGAGAATAGTTGGATTTAGAGATGTTGATAACTATACATATTTTCACTCTGTAGATGTGAGCATTTTCGCCGCTATAATTGGAAAGCTTTTAGAACTTGATAGAAAACAAATAGAAGACTTGGCTTTGGCAGCACTTTTGCACGATTTTGGCAAGATGAAAATCCCTCATGAGATATTAAATAAACCTGCAAAGCTTTCTGACGAAGAGTTTGAAGAGATGAAAAAACACACTATATATGGATATCAAATTGTAAAAAACATGGATGGTATTTCTGAACAGATCGCAGAAGTGGCACTTTTGCACCACGAAAGACTTGATGGTTCTGGCTATCCTCTCAAACTGAAAGGCGATAAAATACCTTTATTTGCAAGAATTGTAGCAGTGGCAGATGTATATGATGCTCTTACAGCCGATAGAGTGTACAAAAAGAAAATAGTACCAACCAAGGCTGCAGATTATCTCACAAAGTATGCGGGCATTCATTTTGACAAGGACATAGTTCAAAAGTTTTTAAAGATGGTGGTAAAATATCCAGTAGGTTGCTTTGTGGTTTTAAACACGGGGGAAATCGCAATTGTCTATGAAGAAAATCCTTTCAATAAGACAAGACCAATCGTGAAAGTTGTTGCAAGAAAAGAAGGTCCACCTGTGCTTATTCCTTATTTTGTGGACCTCTCTCAAGATAACAAAAGGGAAATTATTGATGTAATTAACTATTAACTTTTTTTGCTTACAAGACTTACATAAGGCACAGCATTTTCGCGGTAAGACGACACTATTCCTTCTTGCAACTTAAAGTAGCCGCATGAGGCAATCATAGCTGCATTGTCTGTACAGTACTTAAATTCCGGCACAAAAAATTCAATATTGTACTTGGTACACTTTTTATAAAATTCACTTCTTAGCCTTGAGTTTGCAGCAACGCCACCAGCAACCGCTATTTTTTTTATATTTGTCTCAAGTGAAAGATTGATTGTCTTTTCTACAAGTATGCTCACAACTGTTTTTTGAAATGATGCAGCAACATCTTCTATTTTAAATTCTTCGCCTTTTTGCTTAAGCCTATAAACATGGTTTATCACAGCAGATTTCAATCCGCTGAAACTAAAATTGTACCCATCAACATCGGCAACAGGATATTTGTACTTGTCCTCATCACCCTGTTTTGCAATTTTGTCAATGGCAGGACCGCCAGGATATCCAAGCCCTAAGTATCTTGCAATCTTATCAAAAGCCTCGCCTGCCGCATCATCTCTTGTTTTCCCAACTACTTCATACTCTTCAAAATCTTTAAAAATAATTAGATTGGTATGCCCTCCAGAAACCACCAGAACAATTAGCGGTGGCGTAAGCTGAGGGTATGTTATAAAATTGGCATAAATGTGCCCTTCAATGTGATTCACAGCAACAAACGGAAGTTTTCTGGCATAGCTCAGAGCCTTTGCAAACGAAAGTCCAACAAGAAGCGAACCTACAAGCCCAGGTCCGTACGTTGCAGCAATACCATCAATATCGTGTATGGATAAACCTGCCTGTTTGAACGCCATATCAACAACGTATGATATCTTTTCAACATGCTTGCGAGAAGCTATTTCTGGCACAACACCACCAAATTGATGATGGATATCAATCTGTGAGTATATCACATTTGAAAGAACTTTTCTTCCATCTTCTACTATTGCAGCAGAAGTTTCATCGCATGATGTCTCAATCCCAAGTACAAGCATCTTTTAGTTCTCAGCTCCTTACTTAAAAAAACTTTGACACCCTTTTATTATACCAAATTATCATGTAATTTTAATTTTTTCTATCACATATTTTTGATATAATAAAGTAGTCTGAAACAATCGCAAGAGGAGGTTATAGGCTTGACAGCATTTCAAGCAATCTTCTTAGGAATACTGCAGGGGCTGGGAGAATTCTTGCCAATTTCAAGCTCTGCACACCTGATAATCTTCCCATGGCTTTTTGGCTGGAAGGAACACTCTCTTGTATTTGATGTTGCTTTACATCTGGGGACACTTTTGGCAGTACTTGTGTATTTCTGGAAGGATTACTTGGATATCCTGGTGCAAGGAATAGAAAAGCCAAAGTCAGAGAAAGGAAAATTACTTTGGTTCATAATAGTTGCAACAATTCCCGGTGCCCTTTTTGGATACTTTTTTGAAAATATTGTAGAAGAAGTTTTTAGAAAACAGTATCTGTTAATTGCAATTGTGCTTGCTGTATTTGGATTCATATTATACTATGTAGATTCAATTGCAAAAAACAAAGTGGGACTTTCAAAAATGAATATGTTGCAGGCAGCCTTAATTGGTGTTTTACAGGCATTTGCTCTTTTCCCTGGGATTTCACGATCTGGTATAACAATGACAACAGGACTTTTGCTTGGTCTTAAAAAAGAAGCTGCAGCTAAATTCTCGTTCTTGATGTCAGCACCCATTATACTTGGTGCAGGAGCTGTATCACTTTTAAAAAACATCAATCATGTGGCCGCTGAGTTTTCAACCTTTGCTATTGGCTTTTTTACATCTGCTATAGTAGGTTTTCTGGCAATTCATTTTTTGCTTGGCATTGTCAAAAAAAGTGGTTTTAAAATTTTTGCGTATTATAGGTTTTTCTTGGCAGCAGTTATTTTAGCCTTCTATCTTTTAAGAGCAGTGTAGATAAGAGAAGCATTGCTATAATGCCAAGACCAATGAACCCCATGAGTGAGTACAGCTTTCTCAGCAATGCCTGAAACTCATTAAAGCCCAAAAGAAGTGAAATGATGATAATAACAAACTCAGCTTTCGAGTTTTTGATAGAATAGGAAAGTCCCATGTAGTTTGCGAGAATTGTTGTAAGTATTTCTAAAAATGCACATGTAACAAGAATAAGCTTCAAAATAATATTCTTTTCAACTATCAAAAGAGGCATCTGGGTATTTAGAATGCTGCTTTTTGAAAGCAACATGGTATTTATTATGCTTAGCAGCCAAAAAATCAATATTGATGATATTATTATCGAGACTTTAATCTCTTTTTGACGGAATCTTTGTTTAAGACCATTTACCACAGGAAAAGCAAGCAACGAGTTGTAAGTGGAGTAAAGTAAAGGAAATATAAGATGATTCAAAATGTCTTTTTGTAAATGGAATTTTAAACTTTCAAATTGAGTAAGTATCTCATTTTTATGCAAAGCTTGCAGAAAAATAAAAACAATCGTTATAATTAAAATACTAATAACAACTTTATTTATATTCACAACTGCCAGTAACCCATGTTTGAAAATTGCAACGCTTAAAACAAAACAAAGTAGAGTAAATATATGCCTGCTTACTCCCAAAAAATCTTTTCCTAACTGACCAAATGCAGAAAACATAACTATTAGTGTTATTACAGAAAAGAGCAAGATGTAAGATTTAAATACCATTAAAATTATCCTGCTTTTAATCCTGATGTCCACAAAGTAAAGTAAAATTAGAAATATCAAAATGGAAGAAAAGAAAATATATAAAAAACTTTTTTCTTTGAACCGAGAGAAAAAATAAAAAATCTCCTGACCGGTTGAAAAACCAGCACCTATTATTGCCCCAAGGATTGTTGAAACAATTGCAAAAATTTTCCCCATTGGTGATTGTTTCCCCCTTGATACTTTCATATATTTCTCAAATTAAATGATATTTAAATTCAAAACGCTATATGAAAGAATTCTGGAGGAAGAAAAAATGGAGTTTATAAAACAGATATTTATATCAATTGCTGAATACCTCTCTCAGTTTGGTCATTTGGGTATATTCATAGGAATGACGCTTGAATCTGCCTGCATTCCAATACCCTCTGAGGTCATCCTGCCGCTTGGCGGGTACCTTGCATATAAAGGAATTGGAAGTGTGCTTTCCATGACCATTGTTGCTACCTTAGGAGGTCTTGCCGGTTCTATAATAGCCTATGTAGTAGGGTACTTTGGCGGAAGACCGTTTATATTAAAATACGGAAAATACTTTTTTATCTCAAAGCACGATTTCGAAAGGGCAGAAAAATTCTTTCAAAAAAGAGGAGAAATCACAATATTTGTGAGTAGGCTCTTGCCTGTAATAAGGACATTCATATCACTACCTGCTGGCGTTGCCAAGATGAACTTTGTAAAGTTTTGTATCTACACCGTCCTCGGGTCATTTCCTTGGTGTCTGCTTTTTGTCTATCTTGGCAAAAAACTTGGCGATAATTGGAAGTCAATAGAAGAGCATTTGAAAGGTTTTGACTATCTTATATTAGCCTTGATAATTGCTGCAATTGTGGGTTATGTTGTATATAAAATCTTCAAGGGCAAAAAGATAGCCGACGTTGAATAAATATAAATTTTGATGTATAATTATTAAAAACTTTAAGGTAAGGAGCCAAAACAATGAGGTTAGATGAAATAATCTCTTATGATTCACAGTACTATGTTAACGTGTTTGGCAGTCGGATACCACTTGCTTTTGAAAGAGGAGAAGGATGTATTCTTTATGACAGCCAAAGTAAAGAATATCTTGATTTTATCTCTGGAATTTCTGTGTGCAATTTGGGGCACAGCCACCCAAAATTTGTAGCTGCCTTGAAAGACCAGATTGAAAAGCTCATACACACATCAAGCCTGTTTTACATTGAACCTCAAGCACTTTTGGCAAAAAAACTTGCTGAAGTTTCTGGCTTTGACAAAGTATTTTTCTGTAACTCCGGCGCTGAGGCAAACGAGGCTGCAATAAAGCTTGTGAGAAATTATTTTTATAAAAAAGGTCTTTCTAAATATAAAATCATTACACTTGAAAATTCATTCCATGGAAGAACACTTGCAACAACCGCGGCAACAGGTCAAAAGAAATACCAAAAGCCTTTTGAACCAATGCCAGAAGGGTTTATAAATGTTGAGCCTGACATTGAAAAGATAAAAAGTGTCATAGATGAACAAACAGCAGCGGTTATGATTGAGCTTGTCCAGGCAGAAGGCGGAATAAAGGTGCTTTCAAAAGAGTTTGTACAAAAGCTTTATAGCCTTTGCAAAGAAGAGGGGCTTTTGTTTGTAATTGACGAGGTTCAAACAGGAATTGGAAGATGTGGGAGTCTTTTTTGTTTCGAGCATTATGATATAACCCCTGATATAATTACTCTTGCAAAAGGGCTTGGAAATGGTGTGCCAATCGGAGCTATGCTTTGCAAAAAAGAGGTTGCTACATTTGAACCGGGTGAACATGGCTCAACTTTTGGGGGAAATTTTCTTGCAACAAGAGCAGCTTTAGAGGTATTGAAAATAATTGAAGAAGAAAATATAATTGAAAATGTAAACAAAATGGGGGATTATTTAAGACAAAAGCTTCTCGAGTTAAAAGAACAATTCGATTTTATGGTGGATGTTAGAGGCTTGGGACTTTTAATAGGTGTTGAGTTTTCTTTCTCTGTGAAAGAACTTGTAAGAGAGCTTGCTTTAGCCGGCCTTTTGACAAGCAGCTGCGGAGGTGGAAACGTCATAAGATTTGCTCCACCTTTGATTGTTCAAAAAACTCACATAGATAAAGCTTTGGAAATTTTCAAAAACGTGGTGAAAAGGTATGCTGACATGGGAAGAGCTTGAAAGTGCGTGTCTTTCATGTGAAAAATGCCCTATTTCTAAAAATCGCACAAATGTTGTTGTGGGCGATGGAAATATAAACGCAAAGCTTGTTTTTGTAGGTGAAGCACCGGGCGAGGAAGAAGATAAGCAAGGGAAACCCTTTGTGGGAAGAGCAGGAAAGTTTTTGGACTTGGCTTTAACTTCTCTAGAGCTTTCGAGAGAAAAAGATTTTTATATCTGCAACATTTTAAAGTGTAGACCCCCAAACAACCGCGTTCCAACAGAGCTTGAAGCTCAAAATTGCTTGCCTTTTTTGAGAACTCAGATAAAACTTATTTCTCCAAAAATAATTGTCTGTCTTGGGGCAACAGCCATGAAATATATTCTTGGCAAAGACCTTAAAATCACTCAAGACAGGGGAAAGTGGTTTGAAAAAGGTGGTTTTTGGATTATGGCTACATACCATCCAGCAGCACTTTTAAGAGACCTTAGCAAAAGGGAGGATTTCTATAGAGATTTGAAAAGTGTGAAGGAAAGATTGGATCTGATAAAGTAGTCACCAAATAAAAATATATTAATAAAGGAGCAGACCGCCCAATGTTGTCTGCTCCTTTAGCCTTTTATGGAATCTTTACCTTAATTACATTTCCACCCACTATTCTATCTGAGTAGATGGCGTAAACTGTAAAGTAATAGTAATGTCCTCTCTTGAGTTCTTTATATTCTCCATTTATTAAATACTTGTCTTTTGCTTTGACATTTATCGAAGTTATGTTTTTATCTGAAATTGCTGCAAGCAAACCATCTTTATTGAAGTCAGGTAAAGAGTTTTTATCAGATACAACAACTCTGAACCCTTGAAGCTTATCATTGTCTATTTTATCCCATTTTAGGTTAATATATGATTGTCCCCACCATCTTACTGTTTTTGCCTGCAACTTTGGTCTTAATTTTGCAATCTCTAAGTTAGAATAATAAATGGCCTTGATGCTATTCCCAGGAATAAGTCTATCTTGATACTGAGCTGTCACACTAAAATAATATTCCTCACCATCTTTCAAATACTCACCGAAATCTCCGCCTTTGTAAGAAATTGTGTTGTCAATAACAATCTGAGTTGTATTCTTGTCATTTATGAAGACAAGATAACCGTTGTCAGGATACCTTGGTTCCTTTTTCTTTTTTGATATAACCACCCAGTATCCAATAAGATGCGAATCATCTATCTTTTGCCAGCTTAATACAAATTTATTGTTTTTATATTCATACTTAACAGATGGTTTTTCGTAATAATTTGGTATTGAGGGTATCTTCATTCTTACAGCATTTCCTTTTACATAAACATTACCTTCATAAATTGCTGTTACACTAAAATAGTAGTCTTCTCCGCTCTTAAGATATGCCCCAAAGTCACCGCCGTTATATTTTGAATTCACACCTATTTCAACATACGTTGCATCTCTATAACTAAGTTTTTTTAGATAACCATCCTGCGGATATGCAGGTTGGCTGTTGTTCTTTGATATGACAACAGCATATCCTTTCAACCTTTTATCATTTATTCTATTCCAGACAAGTACAACCTTATCGCCTTTTGTATATGCACTGACATTTGGTATTGTATAGTTGTTTGGTTGAGTAGAGCTTGTAGAAGAATTGTCATCATAAGTAACCTTTTCTTCACTTGTTCGAGTATTAACTACATTGAATAATAATACTGCTGCCTGTGCACGTGTTAGAATTCCTTGCGGGTCAAACTTGAGCTGATTTGAATTTGGAATAGGACTTCCTACCATAATACCTTTTGCGATGGCAATTGCAACATACTTTGTAAGGTTCTTTGATATCTGGTCTTTGTCAATGTAATTGTTCAAAATATTCATGTCAACATTTTCGTTTTGAAGTCCCTTTGCCTTAACAAGTGCAACTGCCATATCTTCTCTAACTGCATAATCCGACGGTTTAAAATAGTCACCATTTGCAGTTCTAAATCCTGTCAAATAATATTTTGCACTTTCAACATATGGATAAGCCCAAT
Proteins encoded in this region:
- a CDS encoding zinc-ribbon domain containing protein — encoded protein: MYQDKVLVCKDCGREFVFTAGEQEFYAQKGFKNEPTRCKECRDQRKAMQRKEGRQERRRELYDAVCSACGKETKVPFRPRNDRPIYCSDCFSKIKAAR
- the fusA gene encoding elongation factor G, which translates into the protein MKDYVPQYIKNVVLLGHGGDGKTILTESMLFASRCIDRMGRIEDGTTTSDFDPEEIKRRISISMTVEPLEWRDCKINILDTPGYFDFVGEVCEALYAADSAVLVIGAKTGVQVGSEKAWEFAQKHGLPVLIFVNKMDEENANFEKVVDRINQVLTPKAIPIQYPIMENGRFIGFVDIISKRAYRYEDNAAKEVEIPSGLSDKIEEIRNRLIEDSVENDESLMEKYFAGEEISEDEIYRGLSEGIKQRSVFPILCGCAAKGLGVKELLDSICRLLPAADAKQYKAKDVKNGTELNIKVDKNQPVCAFVFKTVADPFVGRISYLKVVSGVLKPEMTLINTMSEKPEKISQVFAIRGKKQIPVSELVAGDIGVVTKLQSTLTNSTLCEQSRPVKLEEIDFPRPWLMLAIEPKTKGDEEKISNGLHRLMEEDLTFRIEKNNETGQNIIYGIGEMHIDVIVSKLKNKFGVSVVLSDPKVPYRETIRKKVKSEGKYKKQTGGHGQYGHVFIEFEPIPEEDLVFEEKIFGGAVPKQYIPAVEKGLRECIKKGVLAGYPVMNLKATLVDGSYHPVDSSELAFKVATSLAFKKGLAQANPVLLEPIMSVKVVVPQDYTGDIMGDLNRRRGRVLGMQPLDNHLEEILAEVPLAEMFKYATDLRSMTQGRGYFSMEFARYEEVPSHIAQKVIEAAKASLQEEEEE
- a CDS encoding HD-GYP domain-containing protein encodes the protein MKKVTVDQLEEGMKLARDVFTENGKLLLPEGFIIKPSFIQKLKEHNIDSVYVEDEKAESYIKEEVIYHETFVAIQDLMLSAKTGEIVDPFVAKEIINDIVAQIIEEEDVFLRIVGFRDVDNYTYFHSVDVSIFAAIIGKLLELDRKQIEDLALAALLHDFGKMKIPHEILNKPAKLSDEEFEEMKKHTIYGYQIVKNMDGISEQIAEVALLHHERLDGSGYPLKLKGDKIPLFARIVAVADVYDALTADRVYKKKIVPTKAADYLTKYAGIHFDKDIVQKFLKMVVKYPVGCFVVLNTGEIAIVYEENPFNKTRPIVKVVARKEGPPVLIPYFVDLSQDNKREIIDVINY
- the tsaD gene encoding tRNA (adenosine(37)-N6)-threonylcarbamoyltransferase complex transferase subunit TsaD translates to MLVLGIETSCDETSAAIVEDGRKVLSNVIYSQIDIHHQFGGVVPEIASRKHVEKISYVVDMAFKQAGLSIHDIDGIAATYGPGLVGSLLVGLSFAKALSYARKLPFVAVNHIEGHIYANFITYPQLTPPLIVLVVSGGHTNLIIFKDFEEYEVVGKTRDDAAGEAFDKIARYLGLGYPGGPAIDKIAKQGDEDKYKYPVADVDGYNFSFSGLKSAVINHVYRLKQKGEEFKIEDVAASFQKTVVSILVEKTINLSLETNIKKIAVAGGVAANSRLRSEFYKKCTKYNIEFFVPEFKYCTDNAAMIASCGYFKLQEGIVSSYRENAVPYVSLVSKKS
- the uppP gene encoding undecaprenyl-diphosphatase UppP, with protein sequence MTAFQAIFLGILQGLGEFLPISSSAHLIIFPWLFGWKEHSLVFDVALHLGTLLAVLVYFWKDYLDILVQGIEKPKSEKGKLLWFIIVATIPGALFGYFFENIVEEVFRKQYLLIAIVLAVFGFILYYVDSIAKNKVGLSKMNMLQAALIGVLQAFALFPGISRSGITMTTGLLLGLKKEAAAKFSFLMSAPIILGAGAVSLLKNINHVAAEFSTFAIGFFTSAIVGFLAIHFLLGIVKKSGFKIFAYYRFFLAAVILAFYLLRAV
- a CDS encoding DedA family protein, translating into MEFIKQIFISIAEYLSQFGHLGIFIGMTLESACIPIPSEVILPLGGYLAYKGIGSVLSMTIVATLGGLAGSIIAYVVGYFGGRPFILKYGKYFFISKHDFERAEKFFQKRGEITIFVSRLLPVIRTFISLPAGVAKMNFVKFCIYTVLGSFPWCLLFVYLGKKLGDNWKSIEEHLKGFDYLILALIIAAIVGYVVYKIFKGKKIADVE
- a CDS encoding aspartate aminotransferase family protein — encoded protein: MRLDEIISYDSQYYVNVFGSRIPLAFERGEGCILYDSQSKEYLDFISGISVCNLGHSHPKFVAALKDQIEKLIHTSSLFYIEPQALLAKKLAEVSGFDKVFFCNSGAEANEAAIKLVRNYFYKKGLSKYKIITLENSFHGRTLATTAATGQKKYQKPFEPMPEGFINVEPDIEKIKSVIDEQTAAVMIELVQAEGGIKVLSKEFVQKLYSLCKEEGLLFVIDEVQTGIGRCGSLFCFEHYDITPDIITLAKGLGNGVPIGAMLCKKEVATFEPGEHGSTFGGNFLATRAALEVLKIIEEENIIENVNKMGDYLRQKLLELKEQFDFMVDVRGLGLLIGVEFSFSVKELVRELALAGLLTSSCGGGNVIRFAPPLIVQKTHIDKALEIFKNVVKRYADMGRA
- a CDS encoding uracil-DNA glycosylase, with the translated sequence MLTWEELESACLSCEKCPISKNRTNVVVGDGNINAKLVFVGEAPGEEEDKQGKPFVGRAGKFLDLALTSLELSREKDFYICNILKCRPPNNRVPTELEAQNCLPFLRTQIKLISPKIIVCLGATAMKYILGKDLKITQDRGKWFEKGGFWIMATYHPAALLRDLSKREDFYRDLKSVKERLDLIK
- a CDS encoding S-layer homology domain-containing protein; protein product: MKVFKKRLLLICVMLVFAIVQIFSAIAFAQGTSSPIFSDLPQNHWAYNAVKFMVERGIITGYPDNTFRPDNPVTRAEFARIMVVALNLPIKVTDTPSFKDVPKDHWAYPYVESAKYYLTGFRTANGDYFKPSDYAVREDMAVALVKAKGLQNENVDMNILNNYIDKDQISKNLTKYVAIAIAKGIMVGSPIPNSNQLKFDPQGILTRAQAAVLLFNVVNTRTSEEKVTYDDNSSTSSTQPNNYTIPNVSAYTKGDKVVLVWNRINDKRLKGYAVVISKNNSQPAYPQDGYLKKLSYRDATYVEIGVNSKYNGGDFGAYLKSGEDYYFSVTAIYEGNVYVKGNAVRMKIPSIPNYYEKPSVKYEYKNNKFVLSWQKIDDSHLIGYWVVISKKKKEPRYPDNGYLVFINDKNTTQIVIDNTISYKGGDFGEYLKDGEEYYFSVTAQYQDRLIPGNSIKAIYYSNLEIAKLRPKLQAKTVRWWGQSYINLKWDKIDNDKLQGFRVVVSDKNSLPDFNKDGLLAAISDKNITSINVKAKDKYLINGEYKELKRGHYYYFTVYAIYSDRIVGGNVIKVKIP